Proteins from a genomic interval of Heteronotia binoei isolate CCM8104 ecotype False Entrance Well chromosome 5, APGP_CSIRO_Hbin_v1, whole genome shotgun sequence:
- the LOC132572314 gene encoding cholinesterase-like — MTRLFLWLTFLLLSLLEPKTSAENETTVVTSSGPIQGKHLSAGSRNVTAYLGIPYAEPPVGKLRFQKPLPHKPWSHILEATNFGNSCPQVVVNGTPDAAIFNANTPLSEDCLFLNVWVPYPRPSTPAAVLVWIHGGGFFTGTASLAIYDGAFLAATENVIVVSMNYRLGALGFLSLPPAAPGNIGLFDQQLALRWVRENAAVFGGAPFQITIFGQSSGGASVSYHLLSPGSQHLFDRTVVESGTAIAPWAWVSPEEANRRALALAKLMGCTEGEVSAIVSCLQEKKMEEFPIYAFFVVDPNTVLNIPFVPTTDRDFLPDDPQKLVDSGHFQSKPIMIGTTSDEGSVFIYHVAPYFNGTLLTWEQFLEGLNISIRNATEDFIQSIAWRYNESEPKGPAHYRSALAHAWGDYFFVCPANEIATETAKTGSPVYAYTFTHRSIGSVWPEWMGSDHGSELPYVFGTLTLLPGTSATHTEAELELIPRVMRYWAEFARSSNPTPSDVGETKWPLYNPAKQNFFRISTEPPQVMKPSPAQLCRFWKERLSEA; from the exons ATGACTAGACTCTTCCTTTGGTTGACCTTCCTGCTCCTCTCCCTTCTGGAACCCAAGACTTCTGCTGAAAATGAGACTACAGTAGTCACCAGCAGTGGCCCTATCCAGGGAAAGCATCTCTCAGCTGGCTCAAGAAATGTTACAGCCTATCTGGGCATCCCCTATGCAGAACCCCCTGTGGGGAAATTGCGTTTCCAGAAGCCTCTTCCCCATAAGCCATGGAGCCATATCCTGGAAGCCACCAACTTTGGAAATTCGTGCCCACAAGTAGTTGTTAATGGCACTCCTGATGCTGCCATATTCAATGCCAACACACCCCTTTCAGAGGACTGTCTCTTCCTCAATGTCTGGGTGCCCTATCCGCGGCCCTCCACACCTGCTGCAGTCCTTGTCTGGATCCATGGTGGGGGATTTTTTACTGGCACAGCTTCCCTGGCCATATATGATGGGGCATTCTTAGCTGCTACCGAGAATGTCATTGTGGTTTCTATGAATTATCGTCTGGGAGCTCTAGGCTTCCTTTCATTACCACCAGCTGCCCCAGGGAACATAGGCCTGTTCGACCAGCAGTTGGCCCTAAGATGGGTGAGGGAGAACGCAGCTGTTTTTGGAGGAGCCCCATTTCAGATAACCATTTTTGGCCAGAGTTCTGGAGGAGCGTCTGTCAGCTATCACCTCCTCTCACCAGGGAGTCAGCATCTATTTGACCGTACTGTGGTGGAGAGTGGGACAGCCATTGCACCCTGGGCTTGGGTGAGTCCTGAGGAGGCAAATAGGAGAGCCTTGGCCCTGGCTAAGCTCATGGGCTGTACAGAAGGTGAGGTGAGTGCcatagtgagttgcttgcaggaaaagaaaatggaagaatTTCCAATATATGCATTTTTTGTGGTGGACCCCAATACTGTTTTGAACATTCCCTTCGTACCAACTACAGATAGAGATTTCCTTCCTGATGACCCCCAGAAACTTGTGGACTCCGGACACTTTCAGTCTAAGCCTATTATGATCGGTACCACCTCTGATGAAGGGTCTGTGTTCATCTACCATGTTGCTCCTTACTTCAATGGAACCCTTTTGACCTGGGAGCAGTTCTTGGAAGGGCTGAACATAAGCATACGCAATGCAACAGAAGACTTCATCCAATCCATTGCTTGGAGGTACAATGAATCAGAACCAAAAGGTCCAGCACATTATCGTTCTGCCTTGGCCCACGCCTGGGGTGATTACTTCTTTGTATGTCCAGCAAACGAAATTGCCACAGAAACTGCAAAGACTGGAAGCCCTGTGTATGCTTACACTTTCACTCATCGTAGCATTGGCTCCGTCTGGCCCGAGTGGATGGGGTCAGACCATGGATCTGAGCTCCCATACGTTTTTGGGACACTGACGTTATTACCAGGAACCAGTGCCACTCACACAGAGGCAGAGTTAGAGCTAATCCCCCGAGTGATGCGATACTGGGCGGAGTTTGCCAGAAGCAG CAATCCCACCCCTTCAGATGTTGGTGAGACAAAATGGCCGCTCTACAACCCTGCAAAGCAAAACTTCTTTCGCATCAGCACAGAGCCACCTCAAGTCATGAAGCCCTCACCAGCTCAACTCTGCAGGTTTTGGAAGGAGCGCTTATCAGAGGCATAG